From Salvelinus namaycush isolate Seneca chromosome 2, SaNama_1.0, whole genome shotgun sequence, one genomic window encodes:
- the LOC120057740 gene encoding protein FAM210A-like has translation MFLCRGARLSATALELGLNSTTRAAAQLKANRPADITWPLRNSHTLHRSRAFCGYVRGGGRDDSALSPDGKREKREKDMFSIKNWDSVRFIITHREQLPRVTLFAFNFSNKTIFSPTYCNTSLPLHRTNGGQNRQKLHIDGLETVLFTSGAKVCKHRCCPTSTVQMRDLSSVAAAPKGLEDSTAVFKGDQTPKEASAKVPEEPKVPEPEEDKPSKAQQLKKVFKEYGAVGVSFHICISLMSLGMFYLAVSSGIDMTAILYKIGFSESLLQSKLAAGTSTFVLAYAVHKLFAPLRISITLVSVPLLVRYLRKTGLFKTPNSPTP, from the exons ATGTTTTTGTGTCGTGGAGCGAGGCTGTCGGCCACGGCTTTGGAGCTGGGTTTAAACTCCACGACCAGGGCAGCGGCGCAACTTAAAGCAAACAGACCAGCTGACATTACCTGGCCATTGCGTAACAGCCATACATTACATCGCTCCCGAGCGTTTTGTGGATATGTCCGTGGTGGTGGCCGGGATGATTCTGCACTTTCGCCTGATGGAAAGCgagaaaagagggagaaggacaTGTTTTCCATCAAAAACTGGGACTCGGTTCGTTTCATAATCACACATCGGGAACAATTACCTCGAGTAACCCTGTTCGCTTTCAATTTCTCCAACAAAACTATTTTCAGCCCTACATATTGTAACACTAGCTTACCGCTACATCGGACGAATGGAGGCCAAAACAGACAGAAACTACATATAGATGGACTTGAAACTGTTTTGTTTACGTCTGGCGCGAAGGTCTGCAAGCATCGCTGCTGTCCCACATCGACTGTGCAAATGAGGGATCTATCGTCTGTTGCTGCCGCGCCAAAAGGCCTGGAAGACTCGACCGCTGTCTTCAAAGGG GACCAGACTCCAAAAGAAGCCTCAGCCAAGGTCCCTGAGGAGCCCAAGGTACCGGAGCCCGAAGAGGACAAACCTAGCAAGGCCCAGCAGCTGAAGAAGGTGTTTAAGGAGTACGGAGCAGTTGGAGTCTCCTTCCACATATGcatctctctcatgtctctgggAATGTTCTACCTTGCTGTGTCCAG TGGGATTGACATGACTGCCATCCTGTACAAGATAGGTTTTAGTGAATCTCTGCTTCAGTCCAAGTTGGCGGCGGGGACCAGTACATTTGTCTTAGCGTACGCCGTCCACAAGCTCTTCGCTCCTCTCCGTATCAGCATTACTCTGGTGTCGGTGCCTCTCCTCGTTCGGTACCTCAGAAAGACTGGCCTCTTCAAGACCCCCAACTCACCCACACCCTGA